The Aedes aegypti strain LVP_AGWG chromosome 3, AaegL5.0 Primary Assembly, whole genome shotgun sequence genome contains a region encoding:
- the LOC5572513 gene encoding uncharacterized protein LOC5572513: protein MNERPFQAQIPRKPAVGDEVIVKGMLKPDARVFSVNLILPQAPPVQKSLSAPSESDVKSSQKCCAPLPTNHSWPYIAYHFKVVFNDDGSSIVVQNWKNVVWQNERRTLGHNFKDRTKPFTIIFRFHHDTIRVFIDHTHHVPDYEFEYELPLERIRLVEIWDDVLYVEEVTFRFKNAGGRSQGGDFT, encoded by the exons ATGAATGAACGACCGTTTCAAGCGCAAATTCCTCGTAAGCCTGCGGTGGGTGATGAAGTGATCGTCAAAGGTATGCTTAAGCCGGATGCCAGAGT ATTTTCGGTCAATCTTATCTTACCCCAAGCACCTCCAGTTCAAAAATCCCTGTCGGCGCCTTCAGAAAGTGACGTGAAGAGCTCTCAAAAGTGTTGTGCACCATTGCCAACGAATCACAGCTGGCCCTACATTGCGTACCACTTCAAAGTAGTTTTCAATGATGACGGATCGAGTATAGTAGTGCAAAACTGGAAAAATGTTGTGTGGCAGAACGAAAGGCGTACCCTTGGTCACAATTTCAAAGACCGGACAAAGCCATTTACCATCATCTTCCGGTTCCATCACGACACGATAAGAGTTTTTATCGATCACACTCACCACGTTCCAGATTACGAGTTTGAGTATGAGCTACCACTCGAACGTATTCGTCTTGTCGAGATATGGGACGATGTACTGTATGTGGAAGAAGTGACGTTTCGTTTCAAGAATGCAGGTGGGCGATCTCAGGGCGGTGATTTTACCTAA
- the LOC5572512 gene encoding uncharacterized protein LOC5572512, with the protein MDFSTTLGECGFSFRLPKQPKYGDEIAIKGVLQNDAERFSINLCLDRPDGCDPNDEPEWIAYHFGLDFTEGDGNCRVTQCSKNVNWNSPLFADGEVFNGRTVNVILRLEEESIKVFYEDTQHVADYEYSHQLPIEQIRTIELRDGIAQVEEIRLKFS; encoded by the exons ATGGACTTCAGTACAACTCTAGGAGAATGCGGCTTCTCGTTTCGTCTTCCGAAACAACCTAAATACGGTGACGAAATTGCAATCAAAGGAGTTCTTCAAAACGATGCGGAAAG ATTTTCCATAAACCTGTGCTTGGATCGGCCGGACGGATGTGACCCAAACGATGAACCAGAATGGATTGCGTACCATTTCGGGTTGGATTTCACCGAGGGCGATGGCAATTGTAGAGTGACACAGTGTAGTAAGAACGTCAACTGGAATAGCCCGTTGTTCGCCGATGGCGAGGTGTTCAACGGACGAACTGTGAATGTCATTTTGCGTTTGGAAGAGGAAAGCATAAAAGTCTTCTACGAAGATACACAACACGTTGCGGACTACGAATACAGTCATCAGTTGCCGATTGAACAGATACGGACCATCGAGTTACGCGATGGGATCGCCCAGGTGGAAGAAATTCGATTGAAATTTTCCTGA
- the LOC5572515 gene encoding probable basic-leucine zipper transcription factor Q — MTEEVQTQSHTQQSQQQQQQPSQPQQKQRLGPNDYRNSEFVSKLMAANPPYMFTPAIGPHNFFFSEMLRSLVANKRNESLRNAEQLHHQQQAQAQAQAQSLSLPTRRPRKRSWSQHRLYSESPKESKDLEEKPVGHPEKPLELTNKLSAFSRNITSKYEESNQNFKPSPEAKPPNEKPSMNANLIPDPPTGSMPPSDLILPPPPPVWYPPLYPPYGIDPLHFFIDLRVSGHIYDRKKEPTSPNSDGVKSEHSKLIGSNDRQGSAFSVPKPRDGIKPNSAINLSSPPLPTDGEEKSPKDPSALFLSEFKENKYDIIKNTNYVMQNLPRIYGDMNTPPKDGTTGDDDLSGNLSDDQLDCRSLGSNEDCSGEDGKFRDSDLNVISDEDESIAVDEN, encoded by the coding sequence ATGACTGAGGAAGTTCAAACTCAATCGCATACACAGCAAtcccaacagcagcagcagcagccctCTCAACCCCAACAAAAGCAACGGTTGGGTCCAAATGACTATCGCAACTCGGAATTCGTCTCCAAACTGATGGCTGCCAATCCACCTTACATGTTCACGCCAGCGATTGGACCACACAATTTCTTCTTCAGTGAAATGTTACGTTCCCTTGTTGCCAATAAACGAAATGAGAGTTTACGAAACGCCGAACAGTTACACCACCAACAACAGGCTCAGGCTCAAGCACAAGCTCAATCCTTGTCACTTCCAACGAGGCGACCTAGGAAACGTTCCTGGTCCCAACACCGTCTGTACTCAGAATCTCCTAAGGAAAGCAAAGACTTGGAAGAGAAACCCGTCGGACATCCGGAGAAGCCACTCGAATTAACCAACAAACTTTCTGCATTCTCCAGAAACATCACCTCAAAGTACGAGGAATCCAATCAAAACTTTAAACCTTCCCCTGAAGCGAAACCGCCAAATGAGAAACCATCAATGAATGCAAACTTAATTCCAGATCCTCCAACGGGCTCGATGCCACCCTCTGATTTGATTCTTCCTCCACCACCGCCCGTATGGTATCCACCATTGTACCCACCCTATGGAATCGATCCACTGCACTTCTTCATAGATCTTCGCGTCTCTGGACATATCTACGATCGTAAGAAAGAACCCACTTCGCCCAATTCAGATGGAGTCAAAAGTGAGCACTCCAAGCTAATTGGCTCCAACGATCGACAAGGATCAGCATTTAGTGTTCCTAAGCCACGTGATGGGATCAAGCCAAACTCGGCGATCAATCTATCTTCACCACCTCTTCCGACGGACGGTGAAGAGAAATCTCCCAAAGATCCATCTGCTCTCTTTCTCAGTGAGTTcaaggaaaacaagtacgacatTATCAAAAATACCAACTATGTGATGCAGAATTTGCCACGAATTTACGGTGATATGAACACCCCGCCGAAGGACGGCACGACTGGGGACGATGATTTGAGTGGCAATCTGAGCGACGATCAACTGGACTGCCGATCGCTGGGATCGAACGAGGACTGCTCGGGTGAGGACGGGAAGTTCCGTGATTCGGATCTGAATGTGATATCCGATGAGGATGAATCCATTGCAGTGGACGAGAACTAG